One region of Triticum aestivum cultivar Chinese Spring chromosome 6B, IWGSC CS RefSeq v2.1, whole genome shotgun sequence genomic DNA includes:
- the LOC123140026 gene encoding uncharacterized protein isoform X1 → MENRKNAGLRKRKLPNNGTVQEEPDIKKMCQALKEMECELQNLRDDNNQLRDELLGKDRQLAETRTVLVDREHKLSNTQALLVDREQQLAAQTLVVDTKEFETEILRLKRLLAEKNDTNNHAALVSAETTTEFIQKQTPVSPARTPVSNRTNTVQSSVKAIAHHGSFQDEAREDCCRRGVCSSGSGTDESSRSCVYHMLVESLVGMKFSLKDEAEGLSLSIYHEATGYDFSLTWLEQADGGEWAYKYSSLGTLEEMALKWMKVQDIRFSMDMFPMFFERISSLLKRGR, encoded by the exons ATGGAGAACCGAAAGAATGCCGGCCTCAGG AAGAGGAAGCTTCCGAACAATGGGACGGTGCAGGAGGAGCCTGATATCAAGAAGATGTGCCAAG CCCTGAAGGAGATGGAATGTGAGCTCCAGAACCTCCGGGACGACAACAACCAGCTCCGCGACGAGCT CCTTGGCAAAGACCGTCAGCTTGCGGAGACACGGACAGTTCTAGTTGACAGGGAGCACAAGCTTTCGAACACCCAGGCACTTCTAGTTGACAGGGAGCAGCAGCTTGCGGCCCAGACACTTGTTGTTGACA CAAAGGAGTTTGAAACTGAAATTTTAAGGCTTAAACGTCTCTTGGCTGAGAAGAATGATACAAATAATCATGCAGCTCTAGTGTCTGCTGAGACAACAACTGAATTCATACAGAAGCAAACTCCAGTTTCACCTGCAAGGACACCAGTGTCAAACAGAACGAATACAGTCCAGTCCAGTGTGAAAGCCATTGCCCACCATGGTAGCTTTCAGGATGAAGCTAGAGAG GATTGCTGTCGAAGAGGTGTTTGCAGCTCAG GGAGTGGGACAGATGAAAGTTCTCGTTCTTGTGTGTATCATATGCTGGTGGAATCTTTAGTGGGCATGAAGTTTTCATTGAAGGATGAAGCAGAAGGACTCTCACTTTCAATCTATCATGAAGCTACTG GTTATGATTTCAGCCTTACGTGGTTGGAGCAAGCTGATGGCGGTGAATGGGCCTACAAATACTCCTCGCTGGGCACCCTGGAGGAGATGGCTTTGAAGTGGATGAAAGTGCAGGACATACGGTTCAGCATGGACATGTTCCCCATGTTCTTCGAGCGGATATCGAGCCTCCTCAAGCGAGGCCGATGA
- the LOC123135206 gene encoding uncharacterized protein — protein sequence MDQGWASWFGAGVTSAFFASLERCSCINLSTDDDDDDADDALMLSAAAPSDQPQLDAAPAVAADKEEGQEQGPPLPPV from the coding sequence ATGGATCAGGGCTGGGCGAGCTGGTTCGGCGCCGGCGTCACCTCCGCCTTCTTCGCCTCCCTCGAGCGCTGCTCCTGCATCAACCTCTccaccgacgacgacgacgacgacgccgacgacgccctcatgctctccgccgccgccccctccgaccAGCCCCAGCTcgacgccgcccccgccgtcgccgccgacaaggaGGAGGGGCAGGAGCAGGGGCCTCCCCTCCCGCCCGTATGA
- the LOC123140027 gene encoding electron transfer flavoprotein subunit beta, mitochondrial: MKILVAVKRVVDYAVKVRVRPDRTAVDTASAKMSMNPFCEIAVEEALRLREAGAASEVVAATVGPVQAADTLRTALAMGADRAVHVLHDPDPARPLLPLAVAKILRALALQETPGLLILGKQAIDDDCNQTGQMLAALLNWPQGTFASKVIIDKDKQKATVEREVDGGTETICLDLPAVITTDLRLNQPRYATLPNIMKAKSKVIKKVTPADLNVDVRSDMEVLRVDEPPKRKAGVILSSVDELLDKLKNEARVL; encoded by the exons atgaagATCCTGGTGGCGGTGAAGCGGGTGGTGGACTACGCGGTGAAGGTGCgggtccggccggaccggacggcCGTCGACACGGCCAGCGCCAAGATGTCCATGAACCCCTTCTGCGAGATCGCGGTCGAGGAGGCGCTGCGGCTGCGCGAGGCCGGCGCCGCCTCCGAGGTCGTCGCCGCCACCGTCGGCCCCGTGCAGGCCGCCGACACGCTCCGCACCGCGCTCGCCATGGGCGCCGACCGCGCCGTCCACGTCCTCCACGACCCCGACCCCGCCCGCCCGCTCCTCCCGCTCGCCGTCgccaagatcctccgcgccctCGCGCTCCAGGAGACCCCCGGCCTCCTCATCCTCGGCAAGCAG GCAATTGATGATGATTGCAACCAAACAGGACAAATGCTAGCTGCATTGCTCAACTGGCCACAGGGTACCTTCGCATCAAAG GTGATAATTGACAAGGATAAGCAAAAAGCTACTGTTGAGCGAGAGGTCGATGGTGGAACCGAAACCATCTGCTTGGATTTACCAGCAGTGATCAC GACTGATCTGAGGCTGAACCAGCCCCGGTACGCGACGCTGCCAAACATAATGAAGGCGAAGTCGAAGGTGATCAAGAAAGTCACCCCCGCAGACCTGAACGTGGATGTCAGGTCAGACATGGAGGTGCTCCGGGTGGACGAGCCGCCAAAGAGGAAAGCCGGGGTGATCCTCTCGTCGGTCGACGAGCTCCTTGACAAATTGAAAAACGAAGCCCGTGTGCTGTAA
- the LOC123140026 gene encoding uncharacterized protein isoform X2, translating into MENRKNAGLRKRKLPNNGTVQEEPDIKKMCQALKEMECELQNLRDDNNQLRDELLGKDRQLAETRTVLVDREHKLSNTQALLVDREQQLAAQTLVVDTKEFETEILRLKRLLAEKNDTNNHAALVSAETTTEFIQKQTPVSPARTPVSNRTNTVQSSVKAIAHHGSFQDEAREDCCRRGVCSSGSGTDESSRSCVYHMLVESLVGMKFSLKDEAEGLSLSIYHEATGTCKDQFSCCFNLWL; encoded by the exons ATGGAGAACCGAAAGAATGCCGGCCTCAGG AAGAGGAAGCTTCCGAACAATGGGACGGTGCAGGAGGAGCCTGATATCAAGAAGATGTGCCAAG CCCTGAAGGAGATGGAATGTGAGCTCCAGAACCTCCGGGACGACAACAACCAGCTCCGCGACGAGCT CCTTGGCAAAGACCGTCAGCTTGCGGAGACACGGACAGTTCTAGTTGACAGGGAGCACAAGCTTTCGAACACCCAGGCACTTCTAGTTGACAGGGAGCAGCAGCTTGCGGCCCAGACACTTGTTGTTGACA CAAAGGAGTTTGAAACTGAAATTTTAAGGCTTAAACGTCTCTTGGCTGAGAAGAATGATACAAATAATCATGCAGCTCTAGTGTCTGCTGAGACAACAACTGAATTCATACAGAAGCAAACTCCAGTTTCACCTGCAAGGACACCAGTGTCAAACAGAACGAATACAGTCCAGTCCAGTGTGAAAGCCATTGCCCACCATGGTAGCTTTCAGGATGAAGCTAGAGAG GATTGCTGTCGAAGAGGTGTTTGCAGCTCAG GGAGTGGGACAGATGAAAGTTCTCGTTCTTGTGTGTATCATATGCTGGTGGAATCTTTAGTGGGCATGAAGTTTTCATTGAAGGATGAAGCAGAAGGACTCTCACTTTCAATCTATCATGAAGCTACTGGTACATGCAAAGACCAGTTCTCGTGTTGTTTCAATTTGTG GTTATGA